Proteins encoded within one genomic window of Fusarium musae strain F31 chromosome 4, whole genome shotgun sequence:
- a CDS encoding hypothetical protein (EggNog:ENOG41) gives MSSNRGQRTLDSWIKSTPSRPVASTSQARGASSNQHPYPRRSRQDDPYRRGAALAATAKETLDVLPGIISQLPNLDPSRSEKLEIHQLPPLTAAECPRRTPSGKAIIRISNDDSFNAAMQLADLKGPASGRVAVLNMASHVSRGGGWLKGARAQEEALCYRSSLYLSLHKRYYPWRQRMGIYTPDVVIIRSDQETGHRLLMPTVQAQNLPVVSVLSIAALRTPPVRDIVLNTPKGPVTSKTYAHRADRDLTKLKMRLCLRMAARRNHGLLVLGALGCGAFRNPPEEVARCWLEVLKEPEFQGGWWEEIWFAVYDRRGEGNLEIFEEILGDVEV, from the coding sequence ATGTCGTCCAACAGAGGTCAGCGAACGCTTGATTCGTGGATAAAGTCCACACCATCAAGACCAGttgcttcaacatctcaagcAAGAGGGGCTTCATCGAACCAGCACCCATATCCTCGCAGAAGTAGACAAGACGATCCATACAGACGTGGTGCCGCGCTCGCAGCTACAGCAAAGGAAACGCTGGATGTCCTCCCTGGTATCATTTCTCAGTTGCCGAATCTCGACCCCTCCAGAtcagagaagcttgagatccACCAACTACCACCGCTTACAGCTGCCGAATGTCCCAGACGGACACCGTCAGGGAAAGCGATCATCAGGATTTCCAACGATGACAGCTTCAACGCGGCTATGCAACTTGCGGATCTCAAAGGACCCGCATCCGGTCGTGTTGCGGTGCTGAATATGGCAAGCCATGTCAGCCGTGGTGGAGGGTGGTTGAAAGGAGCGcgtgctcaagaagaagcgctATGCTATCGAAGCTCGCTGTATCTTTCGCTACACAAAAGATATTACCCATGGAGGCAACGCATGGGCATCTACACCCCTGATGTTGTCATCATCCGCTCCGACCAGGAAACTGGACACCGGCTTCTCATGCCTACCGTTCAAGCCCAGAATTTGCCCGTCGTCAGCGTTCTCAGTATCGCAGCCCTACGCACACCCCCCGTCAGGGACATTGTGTTGAATACACCCAAAGGTCCTGTGACCAGTAAAACCTACGCACATCGTGCTGATCGCGATCTCACCAAACTCAAGATGAGATTATGCCTTCGAATGGCAGCACGACGAAACCACGGCTTGCTTGTACTTGGTGCCTTGGGATGCGGCGCGTTTAGAAACCCGCCGGAGGAGGTCGCTCGTTGTTGGCTGGAGGTGTTGAAAGAGCCCGAGTTTCAAGGTGGCTGGTGGGAAGAGATTTGGTTTGCTGTGTATGATCGCAGAGGTGAGGGTAATTTGGAGATTTTTGAGGAGATACTcggtgatgttgaggtttAA
- a CDS encoding hypothetical protein (EggNog:ENOG41), whose product MAFNHNKDEDVVAGDGPSEHNYDSGRLNDTEEAESIDPDSGVKRGLKNRHLSMMALAGIIGPGLLVGAGGALNVGGPAALLIGFGVVGIIAFCIMQSLGEVTTLYPGGGSFISLAERMVDKSFSVAVGWNYFVIWAAVLANEYNVICSILTYWGPVVPLWGYFLIFWTVFMGFQLLGVEAFGEAEFWLALMKLLGLTAYFIFAIIYAAGGLVGQHGSVGFKYWSDPGAFNGNGFRGVASVFVFCSTFYSGVESIAVAATETRNPGVAVPQAIRQVFWRIIFVYMGSAFFFGITCPANAEGLVNGGSKALQSPMTIAIQNAGWQGGVHLINAFILLTCLSAINSSIYFGSRTVFYMAQSGKAPKVFGWTNSRGVPVWAIFITNAVGSISMMNVSTGASKAYSYIVNLSGVSAFLVWGSICFIHIRFRRAWVTQGRSLDELPYKALGFPYLAWFGLGACIFLALVQGWTTLSPFNAGNFVDAYILVPLFGIIYVFCKLLWRGKDPLKRSYSIDLVSGRRKDLDYKSGPTERDVPGQTPWWKKVWAWF is encoded by the exons ATGGCGTTCAACCACaataaggatgaggatgtcGTCGCTGGCGATGGTCCTTCTGAGCATAACTATGACTCTGGACGCTTGAATGATACAGAAGAGGCCGAGTCTATAGACCCGGATTCTGGCGTTAAGCGTGGTCTGAAGAATCGGCATTTGTCTATGATGGCTTTGGCTGGTATCATCGGACCCGGACTTCTTGTTGGTGCAGGTGGTGCATTGAATGTCGGAGGACCGGCTGCATTGCTCATTGGATTTGGTGTTGTCG GTATCATCGCATTTTGTATTATGCAGTCCCTTGGCGAGGTGACAACACTATACCCTGGCGGAGGCTCTTTCATCTCTCTCGCCGAACGCATGGTAGACAAGTCCTTTTCTGTCGCCGTAGGTTGGAATTACTTTGTTATTTGGGCCGCTGTCCTCGCCAACGAGTACAATGTCATCTGCAGTATTCTCACTTACTGGGGACCCGTCGTTCCACTATGGGGTTACTTCCTTATCTTCTGGACAGTTTTCATGGGATTCCAACTTCTGGGTGTTGAAGCTTTTGGCGAGGCCGAGTTCTGGCTTGCGCTTATGAAACTCCTCGGATTAACAGCGTacttcatcttcgccatAATTTACGCCGCTGGTGGCTTGGTCGGTCAGCATGGATCTGTAGGCTTCAAATACTGGAGCGACCCGGGAGCTTTCAACGGAAATGGCTTCCGTGGCGTTGCATCTGTCTTTGTGTTCTGCTCGACATTCTACTCCGGCGTTGAGTCTATCGCTGTGGCTGCTACAGAAACGAGAAATCCTGGTGTGGCAGTTCCTCAGGCTATTCGGCAGGTCTTTTGGCGTATTATCTTCGTCTACATGGGATCAGCTTTCTTCTTCGGAATCACCTGCCCTGCTAACGCGGAGGGACTGGTGAATGGAGGTTCCAAGGCTCTCCAGAGTCCCATGACCATTGCGATTCAGAATGCTGGATGGCAAGGAG GCGTCCACCTTATCAATGCCTTCATTCTTCTGACTTGCTTGTCCGCTATTAACTCATCCATCTACTTTGGCTCTCGAACTGTTTTCTATATGGCGCAGTCTGGCAAGGCTCCCAAGGTATTTGGCTGGACCAACAGCCGAGGTGTTCCAGTCTGGGCAATTTTCATCACCAATGCTGTCGGTTCTATTTCCATGATGAATGTCTCTACTGGTGCCTCCAAGGCTTACAGCTATATCGTCAACCTGTCTGGTGTCAGTGCTTTCCTTGTCTGGGGCAGCATCTGCTTTATCCATATCCGCTTCCGTCGTGCCTGGGTCACTCAGGGTCGCAGTCTCGATGAGCTTCCGTACAAGGCACTCGGCTTCCCATACCTCGCCTGGTTTGGCCTTGGGGCTTgcatcttcttggctttggttcAAGGGTGGACTACGTTATCGCCGTTCAATGCTGGAAACTTTGTGGATGCTTATATCCTGGTGCCATTGTTTGGTATCATTTACGTATTCTGCAAGCTTTTATGGCGCGGAAAGGATCCTCTCAAGCGTAGTTACAGCATCGATCTCGTCAGTGGCAGAAGAAAGGATCTGGATTACAAGAGTGGCCCAACAGAAAGGGATGTCCCTGGCCAAACGCCTTGGTGGAAGAAGGTGTGGGCTTGGTTCTGA
- a CDS encoding hypothetical protein (BUSCO:EOG09260J97) — MPQPLASKEASLFRSVIRYYEDKQYKRGLKSAELILKKHPKHGDTTAMKALILNSQGKTEEAFALGKEALTMDMKSHICWHVYGLLHRANKNFEEAIKAYKFALRLEPDSAQIQRDLAILQIQCRDYQGYIQSRTAMLQARPQMRQSWTALAIAHHLSGNPAEAEKVMNTYEETLKAKPSKFDNEHSEAIMYKNSLIAEQGDYERALEHLNTAAKQNLDRLAVMEARAEYLHKLDKKEEAAKAYRALLDRNSEHSAYYQKLLEVMEVSEGDSKARKAVYDEYAEKSPRCDAARRLPLDFLSGDDFKQAAEAYLTLMLNKGVPSTFANLKHLYSDSFKKDTLRELAENYLNSQGADSESKDKGEAAALYYLAQHYNYHLSRDLTKAMEYVEKAIEKDPKSVDFAMTKARIIKHGGNIQEASKAMDRARKLDLKDRYINTKAAKYQLRNNENDKALKTVGLFTRAETVGGPLADLLDMQSVWFLTEDGEAYARQGNVALALKRFQQIFNIFEVWQEDQFDFHSFSLRKGQIRAYIDMMRWEDHVRDHPFFSRAALDAIEVYLKLADKPSANGVNGADGEDAEDALAKKKAAKKARKEQQRLEKEAAELQAKQDPNKGKDKDGEVKKQDDDPFGLKLAETTDPLGDAMKFVNPLLQFSPKNINAQFAGFEVYMRRKKYVLALHCLTAALELDPKSPRVHEHTVAFAQLLKTATDIEPKVLEVLKTEFKAVDPSTDLVKFNDEFLAANKGSPRHVLSAIKAQRVLGQDKVKSEEAVSGILDIPDVTYEDAIEGLQVLKGWRSAQVEAYKKAAQEKFPDVTRLA, encoded by the exons ATGCCGCAACCTCTTGCCTCCAAGGAGGCCTCGCTCTTCCGCTCCGTTATTCGATACTATGAGGACAAGCAATATAAGCGTGGTCTCAAGTCGGCCGAGCTTATTCTCAAGAAGCATCCGAAACATGGAGACACCACTGCGATGAAGGCCTTGATTTTGAATTCCCAGGGCAAAACGGAAGAAGCCTTTGCATTGGGAAAGGAAGCTTTAACCATGGATATGAAGTCGCACATCTGCTGGCACGTGTATGGCCTGCTGCACCGGGCAAACAAGAATTTCGAGGAGGCCATCAAGGCTTACAAGTTTGCTCTGCGACTAGAGCCTGATTCGGCACAAATTCAGCGCGATCTGGCTATTCTGCAAATTCAATGCCGCGACTACCAAGGATACATCCAAAGTCGAACCGCCATGCTCCAGGCCCGACCCCAAATGCGCCAAAGCTGGACTGCGCTCGCCATTGCTCATCACCTTTCAGGAAACCCTGCCGAAGCCGAGAAGGTCATGAATACATATGAGGAAACTTTGAAGGCGAAGCCCTCGAAGTTCGACAATGAGCACTCAGAAGCAATCATGTACAAGAACTCTCTAATTGCGGAGCAAGGGGACTACGAGCGTGCACTCGAGCATCTCAACACGGCTGCCAAGCAAAACCTCGATCGATTGGCTGTCATGGAGGCTCGCGCCGAGTATCTTCACAAgttggacaagaaggaggaagctGCGAAGGCCTACCGGGCTCTCCTTGACCGCAACTCGGAACACTCCGCATACTACCAGAAGCTCCTGGAAGTCATGGAGGTATCAGAGGGCGATTCCAAGGCTCGCAAGGCTGTCTACGACGAGTATGCGGAGAAGTCCCCTCGTTGCGATGCTGCGCGCCGGTTGCCACTGGACTTTTTGTCAG GCGACGACTTCAAGCAGGCTGCTGAAGCCTATTTGACGTTGATGCTTAACAAGGGAGTGCCATCGACCTTTGCCAATCTTAAGCATCTTTACTCCGACTCATTCAAGAAGGACACCCTCCGTGAACTGGCCGAGAACTATTTGAACTCGCAGGGTGCTGATTCGGAAAGTAAGGATAaaggagaagcagcagcactGTACTACCTCGCACAGCACTACAACTACCATCTCAGCCGCGACTTGACAAAAGCCATGGAGTACGTCGAGAAGGCAATCGAGAAGGACCCCAAGAGCGTTGATTTTGCCATGACCAAGGCACGAATCATCAAGCATGGCGGAAACATACAAGAAGCCTCCAAGGCAATGGATCGAGCCAGGAAGCTCGATCTTAAGGATAGATACATCAACACAAAGGCAGCCAAGTACCAGCTTCGCAACAACGAAAACGACAAGGCTCTCAAGACAGTCGGCCTTTTCACTCGCGCAGAAACTGTTGGTGGCCCCTTGGCGGATCTTTTGGATATGCAGAGTGTCTGGTTCTTGacagaagatggcgaggcaTATGCTCGACAAGGTAATGTTGCACTTGCTCTTAAGCGATTCCAGCaaatcttcaacatcttcgagGTGTGGCAGGAGGACCAGTTCGATTTCCACAGCTTTTCTCTACGCAAGGGCCAGATCCGAGCCTACATCGATATGATGCGATGGGAAGACCACGTCCGTGATCACCCCTTTTTCTCAAGAGCTGCTCTGGATGCGATCGAAGTTTACCTCAAGCTGGCCGATAAGCCTTCCGCAAACGGTGTCAACGGTGCCGATGGAGAGGACGCTGAGGATGCTttagccaagaagaaggctgccaagaaggccagaaAGGAGCAGCAACGTCTCGAAAAAGAGGCTGCCGAGTTGCAAGCCAAGCAAGACCCTaacaagggcaaggataaggatggagaagtcaagaagcaggACGACGATCCATTCGGACTGAAACTCGCCGAAACCACCGACCCTCTCGGGGATGCCATGAAGTTCGTTAACCCCTTACTACAATTCAGccccaagaacatcaacgcCCAATTCGCTGGCTTTGAGGTCTATATGCGTCGCA AGAAGTACGTTCTTGCTCTACATTGTCTCACAGCTGCCCTAGAACTTGACCCTAAGTCACCCAGGGTGCATGAACATACTGTAGCGTTTGCTCAGCTATTGAAGACTGCGACCGACATTGAGCCCAAGGTCTTGGAGGTGCTGAAGACTGAGTTTAAGGCAGTGGACCCTTCCACCGATCTCGTCAAGTTCAACGACGAGTTCCTTGCTGCCAACAAGGGTAGCCCTAGACACGTTCTTTCCGCCATCAAGGCACAGAGAGTACTGGGCCAAGATAAGGTCAAGAGCGAGGAGGCTGTCTCTGGCATCTTGGATATCCCTGATGTGACCTATGAGGACGCCATCGAGGGTCTTCAGGTGCTCAAGGGCTGGAGGAGTGCTCAGGTGGAAGCATACAAGAAGGCGGCCCAGGAGAAGTTCCCTGACGTGACGAGACTCGCATAA
- a CDS encoding hypothetical protein (EggNog:ENOG41) encodes MTEAQTEGSVNVEATGTGTATSKTAATETNRDRGSSGTPVGAIAGGTVGGVAALALIGVGVFFFLRRQKKKSKASDSSNYQQAPRGDKPGWSQQQQQQQQQGGYYYYYDPNSPSAGYNGSPNGQYGYQQPAIHEAGGEAVGSIPQELPESGPGEKKPVELA; translated from the coding sequence ATGACCGAAGCGCAAACTGAAGGCAGTGTCAATGTTGAAGCGACAGGGACAGGAACAGCAACATCTAAAACTGCTGCTACCGAGACAAACAGAGATAGGGGCAGCTCAGGAACACCAGTAGGCGCAATTGCTGGAGGAACAGTTGGCGGTGTAGCAGCACTCGCTCTCATCGGCGTGGGAGTGtttttcttcctccgccgacagaagaagaagagcaaagcTTCAGATTCATCAAACTACCAACAAGCACCTAGAGGTGACAAACCGGGATGgagccagcaacaacaacagcaacagcaacaaggcggctactactactactacgaTCCAAATTCGCCATCTGCGGGTTACAATGGAAGCCCAAATGGTCAGTATGGATATCAACAGCCTGCTATTCATGAAGCTGGCGGTGAGGCCGTGGGGAGCATCCCTCAGGAACTTCCAGAGAGTGGACCTGGGGAAAAGAAGCCTGTAGAGCTTGCTTGA
- a CDS encoding hypothetical protein (EggNog:ENOG41) has translation MSHSHKLSSPKFNTLKVSLCDKFRSLFGDKNVTFGPDPPDSYPLCITHDLVRSAINVIADRNIPWPIDPEYRVEMVMVKVPLNFCPQKMIKAMPLDRTGRYSYAAAIAKARFRRTPEHPGGELVALAMADWNEMAVGFSLEPREHVSVVPLIDRTHKNEGTN, from the coding sequence ATgtctcacagccacaagctCTCAAGCCCAAAATTCAACACGCTCAAGGTCTCTCTCTGCGACAAGTTTCGCTCACTGTTCGGAGACAAGAATGTGACCTTTGGTCCTGATCCCCCAGACTCTTACCCCCTCTGCATCACTCATGATCTTGTCAGGTCTGCTATAAACGTCATCGCCGACAGGAATATTCCATGGCCTATTGATCCCGAATACCGTGTTGAGATGGTCATGGTCAAGGTTCCACTCAACTTCTGTCCCCAAAAAATGATTAAGGCAATGCCTCTTGATCGCACTGGAAGATATTCCTATGCTGCTGCTATTGCTAAGGCAAGGTTCCGACGAACCCCAGAGCACCCTGGTGGTGAGCTCGTTGCGCTCGCCATGGCGGACTGGAATGAGATGGCTGTGGGCTTCAGCCTAGAGCCTAGAGAGCATGTCTCTGTTGTCCCCCTAATTGATCGTACACATAAGAATGAGGGAACTAATTAG
- a CDS encoding hypothetical protein (EggNog:ENOG41~BUSCO:EOG092635YY), which yields MGVQEVLSRKTGVIVGDDVLRLFEYAREHKFAIPAINVTSSSTVVAALEAARDNKAPVILQFSQGGAAYFAGKGVSNTDQAASIAGSIAAAHYVRSLAPAYGIPVVLHTDHCAKKLLPWLDGMLDADEAYFKEKGEPLFSSHMIDLSEEPVEWNIETTAKYLKRAAPMKQWLEMEIGITGGEEDGVNNEDVDNNSLYTQPEDILNIYNTLSPISPYFSIAAGFGNVHGVYKPGNVKLHPELLGKHQAHVKEALKSDNDKPVFFVFHGGSGSSKKEYLDAIGFGVVKVNVDTDMQFAYCSGIRDYMINKREYVNTTVGNPDGEDKPNKKYFDPRVWVREGEKTMSKRVAEALQDFNTANQL from the exons ATGGGTGTCCAAGAAGTCCTTAGCCGCAAGACTGGTGTCATCGTCGGTGACGATGTCCTCCGTCTCTTCGAGTACGCTCGCGAGCACAAGTTCGCCATTCCCGCCATT AACGTCACCTCTTCCTCTACCGTCGTTGCTGCTCTCGAGGCCGCCCGCGACAACAAGGCTCCCGTCATCCTCCAGTTCTCTCAGGGTGGTGCCGCCTACTTCGCTGGCAAG GGTGTGAGCAACACCGACCAGGCCGCTTCCATTGCTGGCTCTATCGCCGCTGCCCACTACGTCCGCTCGCTCGCTCCCGCCTACGGCATCCCCGTCGTCCTTCACACCGACCACTgcgccaagaagctcctccCTTGGCTCGATGGCATGCTCGATGCCGACGAGGCTTActtcaaggagaagggcgagcccctcttctcctctcacATGATCGATCTCTCTGAGGAGCCCGTCGAGTGGAACATTGAGACCACCGCCAAGTACCTCAAGCGCGCTGCCCCCATGAAGCAGTGGCTCGAGATGGAGATTGGTATCACCGGTGGTGAGGAGGATGGTGTCAACAACGAGGATGTTGACAACAACTCTCTCTACACCCAGCCCGAGGATATCCTCAACATCTACAACACTCTCTCCCCCATCTCCCCCTACTTCTCTATCGCCGCTGGCTTCGGTAACGTCCACGGTGTTTACAAGCCCGGCAACGTCAAGCTCCACCCCGAGCTTCTCGGCAAGCACCAGGCTCACGTCAAGGAGGCCCTCAAGTCCGACAACGACAAGcccgtcttcttcgtcttccacGGTGGCTCCGGCTCCTCCAAGAAGGAGTACCTCGACGCCATTGGCTTCGGTGTTGTCAAGGTTAACGTTGACACTGACATGCAGTTCGCTTACTGCTCCGGTATCCGAGACTACATGATCAACAAGCGCGAGTACGTCAACACTACCGTCGGCAACCCCGATGGCGAGGACAAGCCCAACAAGAAGTACTTCGAC CCCCGTGTCTGGGTCCGTGAGGGTGAGAAGACCATGTCCAAGCGTGTTGCCGAGGCTCTCCAGGACTTCAACACTGCCAACCAGCTATAA